TCTTTATATCTTCAGGAATTGCTATTGAAATAAAACATCTCATATTTATCAAGCTGCTATCGTGTCATTCTCTAAGAATCTTCTTATCATATCCAAGGCCGCCTCTGATGTCTTTAACTTAATCTCCCCTCTGTCACCGGTAAATAAAAATTCCTTACATTCTACACAACCTGATGCAGATAAGGCAATGTAAACAAGTCCAACCGGTTTTACTTCACTCCCTCCGGTCGGTCCGGCAATGCCTGTAATCCCTACTCCAATATCCGTACCCCTCAGTCTCCTTATCCCTTCTGCCATTGCAACTGCTGTCTGACCGCTCACTGCCCCATGAGTCTTTATAATCTCTTCAGGAACTTTTAATAATTCAATCTTGGATTCATTGCTATAAGTAATCACACCGCTATCAAAATAATCCGAACTGCCTGAGACATTTGTAATCCTATGGGCAACAAGCCCGCCTGTGCAGGACTCTGCCGTGGAAATCTTCCAGCCCCTTTGTTTAAGCAGAATGCCTATGACCTCTTCAAGAGATACGCTCATCTGACAATAACCCCATCCCCACCCTAACCCTCCCCTTGAAGGGGGAGGGGATATTCTTAGAAACCCTCTCCCTCAGGGAGAGGGTCCGGGTGAGGGTGGGGTTTTTCTTTTATTACCTCTTACTTCTTACTTCTTGCTTCTGCTCACTATGCCTTCACCATGCCAGCACCCAGCCTAACACCCTTAGTAATAAATTTGCATAAACACCTGCCATAATATCATCCAGCATTATACCCCATCCGCCTCCTAATTTCCTGTCAATTGTTCTTACAGGAAAGGGTTTTATAATATCAAAAATACGGAAGAGAATAAAACCTGATATTATGAATTTTATTCTACCCGGCCC
The sequence above is a segment of the Nitrospirota bacterium genome. Coding sequences within it:
- a CDS encoding CinA family protein, which translates into the protein MSVSLEEVIGILLKQRGWKISTAESCTGGLVAHRITNVSGSSDYFDSGVITYSNESKIELLKVPEEIIKTHGAVSGQTAVAMAEGIRRLRGTDIGVGITGIAGPTGGSEVKPVGLVYIALSASGCVECKEFLFTGDRGEIKLKTSEAALDMIRRFLENDTIAA